The genomic interval ACATTTGCGCTATTAAAATCAATTCTAAATAAAATGAAATATAGATTTACAATTTCTTTTTTGAGTTTTTGTTTTGCTTTATTGACAAGCGTATCTGCACTTGCACAAGAAAAAGCAACTATTAAAGGTCAAATTAGCTTAACGAATAATCAAGCTGCAGACAATGTTTCTGTGGTATTAAAGGGAACAAAAATAGGAACTAGTACAGATGCAAATGGTTTCTATGAAATTAAAAACATCAAACCAGGCAACTATGTAATTAAAGTTTCTGGAATTGGATATTCTTCTAAAGAGAAAAGTGTTAGTTTAAATGGCGGCGATTCAATTATTGAAGATTTTAGAATTAGTGAAAATTCTCAAGAATTAAATGAAATCGTGGTAAATGGAAACAAAAAAAATCCATTAGCTCGTAAAGAAACACAGCAAGTATCAAGATTGCCTCTTAAAAATCTTGAAAACCCACAAGTTTACACTACTATTACTGCGGAACTTTTAAAAGAACAAGTTGTTACAAACATTGACGATGCACTTAAAAATGCTCCAGGTTTAACTCCGCTTTGGGCTTCTACAGGACGTGGAGGTGACGGAGCTGGATATTTCTCTTTAAGAGGATTTGCTGTACAGCCAACTATGATTAACGGATTACCAGGATTATCAAACGGAGGTTTAGATCCTGCTAACATCGATAAAATTGAAGTAATTAAAGGACCATCTGGAACTTTATTCGGAAGTAGTTTGATCTCTTACGGAGGTTTAATCAACTTAACAACTAAAAAACCTTACGATCATTTTGGCGGAGAGGTTAGTTATACTGCAGGAAGCAACGGTTTAAACAGAGTTACTGCCGATGTTAATACTCCTGTTGATGATGAACACAAAATTAATTTCCGTGTAAACACAGCTTACCACACAGAAAATAGTTTTCAAGATGCTGGATTCAAAAAATCATTCTTTTTTGCTCCATCATTATCTTACCAAGTAAATGATAAACTATCGTTTTTTGTTAATACAGAATTCATGAATAACAAGCAGACTAATGCTACTATGTTATTCTTAGATAGAGGTGCGCCATTAAGAGTTCATAATATGGATGAATTAGGTTATGATAATAAACGTTCTTACACAAGTAACGAATTGGCAATCGAAACTCCTTCATACAACTTACAAGCTCAGATGAATTATAAATTCAATGATCAATGGAGTTCTCAGACTGTAGTTTCAAGAGGTTCTTCTTCATCTGACGGATATTATTCTTATATCTATGAAGGCACACAATACGCTCCAGCTGCAATCAACCAAGGAATTGTTTTAGGACGTTTTATGAATTATCAAAATTCTACAACGCTTACAACAGATATTCAACAAAACTTTATTGGTGATTTCAAAATTGGAAACATGAGAAATAGAATTGTTGCTGGTTTGGATTACTTTAATAGAGGAGTAATTGACAACAGTTCTAATTATGTATCGAATGGTAATATTTATATTGGTAATCTAGATTTAAAAACTGTAAACGAAAATCTTTACGGAATTACAGATCCAGCTAAATATATTACAAACGGAGATAACGGAAATCTAACTAAAGCTGGAACTGATGCTCTTATCGCTTCTGCTGGTATGAGCAACAACAGAACAAAACAAGAAGTTTATAGCGCATACGTTTCTGATGTATTCAACTTTACTCCTGCTTTGTCTGCAATGGCAAGTTTACGTGTTGACCGTTTTATGACTGCTGGTAATGTAGCGACAAAAGATGACGACTTTAACCAAACTGCTTTTTCTCCTAAATTCGGTTTAGTATATCAGCCAATCTTGGATAAAGTTTCGATTTTTGCAAACTACATGGATGGTTTTGCAAATTCTGCTCCGGTAACAGAAATTTTACAAGACGGAACTAGTCGTCCAAGAACTTTTAAACCAGAGCACGCTAACCAATTCGAAATTGGAACAAAATTAAACATCTTTAGAGATAAACTTTATGCTACATTCAGCTACTACGATATTCAAGTAAAAGATCAAGTTTATGTAGTTTATACTGCAACAACTCAAACAGCATTTCAAGATGGAGCGCAAAGAAATAAAGGTTTTGAAGCAGAGTTTATTGCAAATCCAGTTGCAGGTTTAAACATCGTTGCAGGTTATAGCTATGTTGATGCTGTATTAAACGCTGGAGATCCTTCTTTTGTAGGACATAGACCAGAAAGTTCTGGCCCAAGAAACTTAGCAAATCTTTGGGCAAGTTATAAATTCCCAGAAGGAGATTTACAAGGCTTTGGTTTAGGTTTTGGAGGGAACTATGCTGACAAAAACTTAATTATGAACAGAAATGTTGTAGGTCAGTTTGCATTACCTTCTTATACTGTTTTAAATTCTTCAATTTTCTACGGTACAGAAAAATACACATTGACATTAAAATTAGACAATATTGCTAATGTTGATACTTACGATGGTTGGTCAACAATTCATCCAAGAAATATGAGAACTGTTGCGGCAAACTTCTCGTATAGATTCTAATAAAAAATCATTAAAAACACCTTTCTTCAACAGGAAAGGTGTTTTTTAAATTTTAAAGATTATGATTACAATTGCCAGTCTTATTGTTTTTTTAGCTTTTTATACACTTTACTATACCTCAAAAAGAGCTGTATTGTCGTATGATTTAGGTTTTGAAAAATGGATGAAAAACAATCCAAAACCAACAAAATTTATTGGACTATTCTTATTGTTAACAGCATACTTAATGTGGCTTTTTACACAATCTCTAGGCTGTGGCACTTTGATGTTTTTTATTCAATTAATGACAATCGGAAGTTTAATCGTTATTCTTCAACCATTAAAAAAAGTAAACAGTAAAGCACTTTTAGCCTTGCTGATTATAATTGCACTATTAGAGTTTTATTATCATTAAGATTTTTTTACAATATGCCAGCAAATTCAAAATATTTAAATCCAGCATTTTGGCCACGCTTTTCTAAAATTACAGCGGCAATTTTAGGAGGTTACTTTGTTTCTGTTACTTTTCATTTGGCTTTAGCTTCTTGGTTTAATCGTGCAAATGTGCTTATAACAATGGCTTTCAGCGGTTTTATTCTTTGGGTTGCTTTAATGGTAATTGCATTTTTAGCTAAAAGCGGCTGGAAAATATGGGGAGTATACATTCTTTTAACTTTACTTTTCTGTCTTCTAATCTATCTTGGTCAAACCTATAACACGGCGAAATAATATATGAACAACCGTCATTATAACATCTATTTTCACACTCATACCGTAAGCGGAATCGTTATCAGTGTAGTTCTATTTGTAATTTTCTTTGCTGGATCTTTTTCTTTTTTTAGAGATGAAATCATCAATTGGGAAAGAAGTGAATCTACAGCAATCACAAGAGAAATTCAATTGGACTATGATAAAGCGCTAAAACATCTTGATGAAAAATATGTATTGCACGGCAGAAACATCACTATTTCTAAACCTTCTATAGAAGAAAGAGTTGGCGTTTATATGGAAGGAACCAAAGATACTTTGGCTCCAGCAAAACAAAAAGAAGGTCAGTTTTTCTATTTAAATCCTACAAACTATAAATCTTTTACTTATGAAGAATCTTATTCGTTAGGAGAACTTTTGTATCGTCTTCATTTTCTTGCCCAAATTCCGTATCCGATTGGCTATTATTTATCTGGATTTGTGGCTTTGTTTTTCTTGTTCGCGATTGTAACTGGAGTTTTATTGCACTGGAATAAAATTGTTTCAAACTTTTATATTTTCCGTCCAAAAGAAAAACTAAAAACACTTTGGACTGATGCACACACAGCTTTAGGAATGATTGGTTTGCCTTTTCAATTTGTATATGCGGTTACTGGTGCATTTTTCATGATCAAACTTCTAATTGTCGCGCCAGCCGTAATGGCTTTATACAATGGCGATCAAGATAAATTATATAAAGAATTAGAATACACCGATCCAGATTATAAATTTGAAAATAAAAAATTAGCCAATCCATTTAATATTGACGAATTGGTTGCTAAAACAAAAAAGAATTGGTCTGATTTTGAAATTACGCGTGTTTTCATTCAAAACTACGGCGACGCTAATATGCACGTTTTAGTGGAAGGTGAATTATTAAGCCACAAAAAATTTACCGGAATCGGAAAAGTGGTTTATCGAATCTCTGACGGAAAAGAAATCGCTAAAAAAGATCCAATCGCACAAACGAGTTATTTAGATGTTGTAAAAAATGTTTTATACAGAATTCATTTTGGAGATTATGGCGGATATGCTTTAAAAATCGTAAGTTTCATTTTAGGAATTATAACTTGTTTTGTAATCATTTCCGGAGTTATGATTTGGCTGGTTGCCAGACAGAAAAATAATATGCCAGAAAAGAAAAGACGTTTTAATGCAGCGGTTGTTCGTATTTATTTGGCTATTTGTTTAAGCATGTACCCAATTACTGCTTTGGCTTTTATCGGAAGTAAAATTTTCTATCCATTAAGTCAATCAAATCTATTTACGCTTTATTTTGGCGGATGGTTATTGCTAACAATCTTCTTTATCCTAAAAAAGAACGATTCGTTTACCAATAAAGCTTGCTTGATTTCTGGAAGTATTTTAGGATTCTTGATTCCAATTACAAACGGAATTGTGTCAGGAGATTGGTTTTGGACTTCTTTTATGGAAAATAAAATTCAGATTTTCTTTATTGATGTTTTCTGGATTTTCTTGGCTTCAATATCTTTATATGTTGCCTATCATTTAAAACCTAAAAAAACTGTTGCTTAATTGTTTTTTTTGCCACAAATCTCACGAATTTGCACGAATTAAATTTGTGGAAATTTGCGAAATTCGTGGCTAACTTTTTTACTCTTTGAGTAATAAATTAAAATTAGCATAAATAATTTGCCCTATATTGATTTTGCGTATACTTTTACGCTTTTAATCAAAAAATGGGGTTCAAAACTAAAATACGTTTTCTGCATAAATGGCTCGGGTTAATTTCTGGGCTTATTGTTTTTATAATCAGTGTTACGGGCTGCATTTTCTGTTTTCATGATGAAATAAAAGACATTACCAGAAAAGAATGGCGTTTGGTTGAACCTCAAAATAAACCTTTTCTTCTTCCTTCCGTTTTAGAAGAAAAAGCAAAAGAAATTCTTCCGAAAAATAAAATCAGTATGGTTTCTTATTATGGAAAAAACCGTTCTGCGATTGTCTACACATATTCTGATTCTGAAAACTTATATCTGTATTTCAATCCTTACACAGGAAAATATTTAAAAACCGAAAATCCAGAAACTGATTTTTTCATTATTGTTGAATATATTCATTTGTACTTACTCCTTCCCGATTATATCGGAAAACATATTATTGGCGGCGCGACCATAATTTTTATCCTTTTATTAATTTCTGGAATTATACAATGGTGGCCTAAAAAAAGAGCTGATTTAAAAAGAAGCTTAACTGTAAAATGGTCTGCAAAATGGCGTCGTGTTAATTACGATTGGCACAATACTTCTGGCTTTTACATTTCTACTATTGCCTTAATTTTAGCCATAACTGGGCTTACCTTTACATACGAATGGGTTGGCGACGGAATTTATAAATCCTTTAATTTTGGAGGTGACAAAGCTTTGGAAACTAAAATTCCTGTTGTTGACACCACAAAATTCAAAACAAATGCTACAAATGCAATTGATCTTGCTTTTATTCAAACTCAAAAACTACAACCAAATGCAGAAATGATGTTTGTTTTAATTCCGCAGCAGAAAGGTGATATTATAAGTACAGGCGCATATCCGCATACGTTACGTTATGATCATCAAAGCAATTATTATTTTCACCCAAATGATGGAAAACTAATTCAGAAACAACCTTTTGAAAATAAAAGTCTCGGTTTGCAAGTTGTAGAAATGAATTATGGAATTCATACTGGCCAAGTATTAGATTTACCCGGAAAAATTATTGCTTTTATCGTGAGTTTATTTGCTGCCGCACTTCCAGTGACAGGATTTATCATTTGGTATGGAAGAAATTTCAAAAACAAAAAAGTTAAAGCATAAAAAAAACCGTTCTGAAGAAGAACGGTTTTAACTTAT from Flavobacterium sp. YJ01 carries:
- a CDS encoding TonB-dependent receptor, giving the protein MKYRFTISFLSFCFALLTSVSALAQEKATIKGQISLTNNQAADNVSVVLKGTKIGTSTDANGFYEIKNIKPGNYVIKVSGIGYSSKEKSVSLNGGDSIIEDFRISENSQELNEIVVNGNKKNPLARKETQQVSRLPLKNLENPQVYTTITAELLKEQVVTNIDDALKNAPGLTPLWASTGRGGDGAGYFSLRGFAVQPTMINGLPGLSNGGLDPANIDKIEVIKGPSGTLFGSSLISYGGLINLTTKKPYDHFGGEVSYTAGSNGLNRVTADVNTPVDDEHKINFRVNTAYHTENSFQDAGFKKSFFFAPSLSYQVNDKLSFFVNTEFMNNKQTNATMLFLDRGAPLRVHNMDELGYDNKRSYTSNELAIETPSYNLQAQMNYKFNDQWSSQTVVSRGSSSSDGYYSYIYEGTQYAPAAINQGIVLGRFMNYQNSTTLTTDIQQNFIGDFKIGNMRNRIVAGLDYFNRGVIDNSSNYVSNGNIYIGNLDLKTVNENLYGITDPAKYITNGDNGNLTKAGTDALIASAGMSNNRTKQEVYSAYVSDVFNFTPALSAMASLRVDRFMTAGNVATKDDDFNQTAFSPKFGLVYQPILDKVSIFANYMDGFANSAPVTEILQDGTSRPRTFKPEHANQFEIGTKLNIFRDKLYATFSYYDIQVKDQVYVVYTATTQTAFQDGAQRNKGFEAEFIANPVAGLNIVAGYSYVDAVLNAGDPSFVGHRPESSGPRNLANLWASYKFPEGDLQGFGLGFGGNYADKNLIMNRNVVGQFALPSYTVLNSSIFYGTEKYTLTLKLDNIANVDTYDGWSTIHPRNMRTVAANFSYRF
- a CDS encoding PepSY-associated TM helix domain-containing protein, encoding MNNRHYNIYFHTHTVSGIVISVVLFVIFFAGSFSFFRDEIINWERSESTAITREIQLDYDKALKHLDEKYVLHGRNITISKPSIEERVGVYMEGTKDTLAPAKQKEGQFFYLNPTNYKSFTYEESYSLGELLYRLHFLAQIPYPIGYYLSGFVALFFLFAIVTGVLLHWNKIVSNFYIFRPKEKLKTLWTDAHTALGMIGLPFQFVYAVTGAFFMIKLLIVAPAVMALYNGDQDKLYKELEYTDPDYKFENKKLANPFNIDELVAKTKKNWSDFEITRVFIQNYGDANMHVLVEGELLSHKKFTGIGKVVYRISDGKEIAKKDPIAQTSYLDVVKNVLYRIHFGDYGGYALKIVSFILGIITCFVIISGVMIWLVARQKNNMPEKKRRFNAAVVRIYLAICLSMYPITALAFIGSKIFYPLSQSNLFTLYFGGWLLLTIFFILKKNDSFTNKACLISGSILGFLIPITNGIVSGDWFWTSFMENKIQIFFIDVFWIFLASISLYVAYHLKPKKTVA
- a CDS encoding PepSY-associated TM helix domain-containing protein, translated to MGFKTKIRFLHKWLGLISGLIVFIISVTGCIFCFHDEIKDITRKEWRLVEPQNKPFLLPSVLEEKAKEILPKNKISMVSYYGKNRSAIVYTYSDSENLYLYFNPYTGKYLKTENPETDFFIIVEYIHLYLLLPDYIGKHIIGGATIIFILLLISGIIQWWPKKRADLKRSLTVKWSAKWRRVNYDWHNTSGFYISTIALILAITGLTFTYEWVGDGIYKSFNFGGDKALETKIPVVDTTKFKTNATNAIDLAFIQTQKLQPNAEMMFVLIPQQKGDIISTGAYPHTLRYDHQSNYYFHPNDGKLIQKQPFENKSLGLQVVEMNYGIHTGQVLDLPGKIIAFIVSLFAAALPVTGFIIWYGRNFKNKKVKA